A genomic region of Plasmodium malariae genome assembly, chromosome: 14 contains the following coding sequences:
- the PmUG01_14063300 gene encoding conserved Plasmodium protein, unknown function: protein MHMIELIENRKFKVIQKRVKAEKLEDFFFCFLRYNNLYKGKNRYVLEIWKSITNENKQYYRYKDFTFVNFKYVCDNLTCISKKKNKDSQYEVVTPSKVCEKWNADTKAIVHVFLVQLFHIVLYNAEISKRGYEGIAVDVDINSSEGKVEDPHGTQSANLNESVIGKKGGQNIENRENYENKQNNENYQNRENSECSSLTSEAFSTFSRLTIINENKEFEILFNIIHPYIYSTYVSNMVAHIVDSPSVNISECFLQYILYTLYNIYLQNKNVLFFYFIIYKNLKKIRNNIINTIDILIEWKIAKFIKKKYTTVITNFKCLRRFLLNISDRNTIENFVYFILTYLHNQLITICPNKLDIEFISYRKENNLFEFSFFIYLSMQDLCEKKNRSFFSNYNTQKIKSILKNEQVGIFDIYIVLYYITNCNCDNYVKLKFILLTLIKSALSPDLFMQHGEILFSKWGEAVKKKMRISKGDLSSGHTEDANLDGVNVGVTNIGGANTRRDRVVNENSGTNKEEHLPTQGEISVHVSNLLTSNDTLIEEFIKKETFYNLAYIFKHIYACCYTIINNKREYCVKFDSYEHVDVENTTYNYNYCYYSDVIMNDCNFLIAPTTDETINKNYVIVVALLIHMHIISINDIWSCHLLRLVEHSNFFQILNFLKIKKKNVLFYLTISSFLKINYQSMFKFTKLQKDISAEKECCPADFLYYVHFYKYKMKQEYFSKINLLRKNLMEYNFNENKIVHLMCLHLMDIKKYIIKLPLNVLKSVFKNIFKYLSSPIHDVKKSISEYFRNMCLRIAFYTFELIFIISSYIYYSGQVQNKQEYNKKFYIFSFFFNLIDVYIKFVEKYNKKNNTFVFSFLNYQFVQAFFLFFDYTYCVTVLSTHLNDNAGKEAQIGEGYCHCFYHSRCFECEKRVKCTNDITLLSNEKKKRKDQIFFLKKFTDIRFIQNESHSELPANSLTLIEDLNYHMYSYNKIMETHRNNKNAKEKKISDLFRKYGTFNEYYSNNIISIILKFINNNKVEINCYFYTLLLYAVAKLHLSQSYRYREINYLTFLHLLPWKNCLDFCIKNSQLSCFFFQKFYECVHNLLPEIVIEHFHDDIHFTHISGKTENLMRYFIMERKEGENFQGGIYPYDRKNNFNGECNSKGKEGTIGGHSNSYIILEKEQQHDSELDFSNFECTNLYEQIIRGKEVIKVLFFSENYKYTNVYYLNKIFKSNLLKNCILITTFVNVYFLKRQEQQLSNNNFIDIIQSLFDEHVTSYYISIFQNPLNFFLKCSTKFCKLLVEYDYMDNVIFFIFTKLYNYLSLMPPKISMDDFLPINVEDITSLQETAIAQFVLNLREGNIKEQGEKEKEEVLRNDKTYNAYNTYKPYIPYNTEQCDGVTDMTVEGNKNSNSNSNCSEMGKKENKIFDDVVFFLKKMHILVRTFNPNCLNSLCESGFNVKSAFYLSFYLTPTIFTNIFFYLNNNIMAIVNENFNVEDNLKYYEHIHVNKRTDEHALDPYNIIDKTLFYLQIVVFYLIVNANNKLMDISNYTQNVCTYFTNCLQIHIKPHIDKFIISVLPIMLQYFYFFPLFIPSALSYLTQIPNYDNEFSEEIARFEKKIRRILEVSYKFGSERKASS from the coding sequence ATGCATATGATTGAGTTGatagaaaatagaaaatttaagGTCATACAGAAAAGGGTAAAGGCAGAAAAATTAgaggatttttttttttgttttttacgATATAACAATTTATACAAAGGAAAGAATAGGTACGTGTTAGAAATATGGAAAAGCATAACTAATGAAAACAAGCAGTACTACAGATATAAAGATTTCACTTTTGtcaattttaaatatgtgtGTGACAATTTAACTtgtatatcaaaaaaaaaaaataaagatagtCAGTATGAGGTTGTAACGCCTAGCAAAGTGTGTGAAAAGTGGAATGCTGATACGAAGGCTATAGTACATGTCTTTCTGGTGCAATTATTTCACATCGTGTTGTACAACGCGGAGATTTCAAAACGGGGTTACGAAGGTATAGCTGTTGATGTGGATATAAACTCAAGTGAAGGAAAAGTTGAAGACCCTCATGGCACTCAAAGTGCAAATCTTAACGAATCAGTGATAGGCAAAAAAGGAGGccaaaatatagaaaatcgCGAAAATTACgagaataaacaaaataatgaaaattatcaAAATCGTGAGAATAGCGAATGCAGTAGCCTCACAAGCGAAGCTTTCTCCACCTTTTCGAGGCTGActattataaatgaaaacaaagaGTTCGAAATACtgtttaatataattcatccgtatatatatagtacatATGTATCAAATATGGTTGCACACATTGTAGACTCACCTAGCGTAAATATTAGTGAGTgctttttacaatatatattgtacacattatataatatatatttgcaaaataaaaatgtgctttttttttatttcattatttacaaaaatttgaagaaaataaggaataatataattaacacAATAGATATCTTAATTGAATGGAAAATtgcaaaatttataaaaaaaaaatatacaactgttataacaaattttaaatgtcTTAGACGATTTTTACTTAACATAAGTGATCGTAACActattgaaaattttgtatattttattttaacatacTTACATAATCAGTTAATTACTATTTGCCCAAATAAATTGGACATTGAATTTATATCttatagaaaagaaaataatttatttgaattttctttttttatttatttatcaatGCAAGATTTGtgtgaaaaaaagaacagatcttttttttctaattataacactcaaaaaattaaaagtattcTTAAGAATGAACAAGTGGGTATATTCGACATTtatatagtattatattacattaccAACTGCAATTGTGacaattatgtaaaattaaaatttattttactcacACTGATTAAAAGCGCACTTTCGCCTGACTTGTTCATGCAACATGGGGAAATTTTGTTCAGCAAATGGGGAGAAGCGGTTAAGAAGAAAATGAGAATTTCAAAGGGAGATTTGTCAAGTGGGCATACAGAAGATGCAAATTTGGATGGGGTTAATGTGGGAGTGACTAATATAGGAGGAGCTAATACACGAAGAGATCGTGTGGTAAATGAGAACAGTGGTACAAACAAGGAAGAACATCTACCCACGCAAGGAGAAATCTCAGTGCATGTTTCGAATTTGCTTACAAGTAATGACACATTGATAGAagaattcataaaaaaagagacGTTTTATAATCTCGCGtacatttttaaacatatatacgcGTGTTGTTATACCATAATTAATAACAAAAGGGAATATTGCGTAAAATTTGACTCGTATGAACATGTTGATGTTGAAAATACGACGtataattacaattattGCTACTACAGTGATGTAATTATGAATGattgtaattttttgattGCTCCTACAACTGATGAGAcgattaataaaaattatgttattgTTGTAGCTCTACtgatacatatgcatattattagtattaaCGATATATGGAGTTGTCATCTGTTAAGGCTTGTTGAGcatagtaatttttttcaaattttaaattttttaaaaattaaaaagaagaacgttcttttttatttaaccaTATcgagttttttaaaaataaattatcagTCTATGTTCAAATTTACAAAACTTCAAAAAGATATTTCTGCTGAGAAAGAATGCTGTCCTGCAGACTTCCTATATTACgtgcatttttataaatacaagaTGAAGcaagaatatttttcaaaaataaatttattgagGAAAAATTTGAtggaatataattttaatgaaaacaaaatagtaCATCTTATGTGTCTCCATTTAAtggatattaaaaaatatataatcaaGCTGCCATTGAATGTTTTAAAGAGTGTATtcaaaaacatttttaagtatttGTCTTCACCTATTCATGATgttaaaaaaagcataagtgaatattttagaaatatgtGTTTAAGAATTGCCTTTTATACGTTCGAGTTAATTTTCATCATATCATCGTACATTTACTATTCAGGTCAAGTACAAAATAAacaagaatataataaaaagttttacatattttcctttttttttaacttaattgatgtgtacataaaatttgttgaaaaatataataaaaagaacaacACGTtcgtattttcttttctgaACTACCAGTTTGTGCaagcattttttttgttttttgatTATACATATTGTGTTACCGTTTTGAGTACCCACTTGAATGACAATGCAGGAAAGGAAGCGCAGATTGGAGAAGGGTACTGTCACTGCTTCTACCACAGCCGCTGCTTTGAATGTGAAAAGAGGGTTAAATGCACAAATGATATTACTTTGCTGAgtaatgagaaaaaaaaaaggaaagaccaaattttttttttgaaaaaatttacagATATTCGttttatacaaaatgaaTCGCATTCAGAGTTACCAGCAAATAGTCTAACACTTATTGAAGACTTAAACTACCACATGTACAgttataacaaaattatggAGACacatagaaataataaaaacgcaaaggaaaaaaaaatttctgaCTTGTTCAGGAAATATGGAACTTTTAACGAATATTACtcgaataatattatttcgataattttaaaatttattaacaataataaagttgaaataaattgttatttttacaCTCTATTGCTCTATGCTGTAGCTAAATTGCACCTGTCCCAGAGCTATCGATACAGGGAAATTAACTACTTAACTTTTTTGCATCTTTTACCATGGAAAAATTGCCTcgatttttgtataaaaaatagtcaattaagttgttttttttttcaaaaattttatgaatgtgttcataatttattgCCAGAAATTGTCATTGAGCATTTTCATGATGATATTCATTTCACACACATATCTGGAAAAACGGAAAATTTAATGCGCTATTTTATAatggaaagaaaagaagGAGAAAATTTTCAAGGAGGAATATATCCTTATGACAGAAAGAACAATTTTAATGGGGAATGTAATTCCAAGGGCAAAGAGGGCACTATTGGGGGGCATAGTAactcatatattattttagaaaAGGAGCAACAACATGATAGTGAGCTGGATTTCTCTAATTTTGAGTGtacaaatttatatgaacaaataataCGTGGAAAGGAAGTGATAAaggtattatttttttctgaaaattACAAGTATACGAATGTAtactatttaaataaaatatttaaaagtaatttattaaaaaattgtatattaataacTACTTTtgttaatgtatattttttgaaaagacAGGAACAACAACtgagtaataataattttattgatatCATTCAGAGTTTGTTTGATGAACATGTGACTTCATATTACATTTCTATATTTCAAAACCcattgaatttttttttaaaatgttcaaCAAAGTTTTGTAAGCTGTTAGTTGAATACGATTATATGgataatgtaatattttttatttttacgaaATTGTATAATTACTTATCTTTAATGCCCCCTAAGATCTCAATGGACGACTTCCTACCGATAAATGTAGAGGACATAACATCACTTCAAGAAACAGCTATAGCACAATTTGTGCTAAACCTGAGGGAGGGAAACATAAAGGAGCAgggggaaaaagaaaaggaggAGGTGCTTCGAAACGACAAAACATACAATGCATACAATACATACAAACCATACATACCATACAATACAGAGCAATGTGATGGTGTAACAGACATGACAGTAGAAGGAAACAAgaacagtaacagtaatagcAATTGTAGTGAAATGGGAAAGAAggagaataaaatttttgatgacgtagttttttttttaaaaaaaatgcatatactAGTAAGGACCTTTAATCCAAACTGCTTAAATAGTTTGTGTGAATCGGGATTTAATGTAAAGAGcgcattttatttatctttttaccTAACTCCAACAATTTTTacgaatatatttttttatttaaacaataACATAATGGCTATtgttaatgaaaattttaacgTAGAAGAcaacttaaaatattatgaacatatTCATGTAAATAAGCGAACGGATGAACATGCATTAGACCCATATAACATAATCGACAAAACATTGTTTTATCTGCAAAttgttgttttttatttaattgttaATGCAAATAATAAGTTAATGGATATTTCAAATTATACGCAAAATGTGTGCACATATTTCACAAATTGcttacaaatacatataaaaccGCACATAGATAAGTTTATTATTTCTGTTCTACCAATCATgctacaatatttttatttctttccgTTATTCATACCTTCCGCGCTGTCATATTTGACGCAAATCCCGAATTACGATAATGAGTTCTCCGAAGAAATTGCCAGGTTTGAGAAGAAAATAAGACGAATACTTGAAGTTTCGTATAAGTTTGGATCGGAGCGGAAGGCTTCATCGTGA